One part of the Flavobacterium johnsoniae UW101 genome encodes these proteins:
- a CDS encoding Imm19 family immunity protein, with product MNRQIPIEELNQNTFFWNFYFCWSRGYDEKQEINIDEVLEVVETDETKAYEWEHVFFNQDDIEESPRYIAEKLTDDLNYAVEFQEYEINFFINDIYIGNLGGHFEAWFFTLDELLAFENYPSLLLLFLPMTGIQENQKPILKPIVTKHLREIPKFETHSDYIADCILNGLIMESPFQQTEGIGLTNNQNHSVRNITAYPRYKENVIELNKKLVSFKR from the coding sequence ATGAATAGACAGATACCAATTGAAGAACTGAATCAGAATACTTTTTTCTGGAATTTTTATTTCTGCTGGTCAAGAGGCTATGATGAAAAACAAGAAATAAATATTGATGAAGTTTTGGAAGTTGTAGAAACAGATGAAACCAAAGCTTATGAGTGGGAACACGTATTTTTTAATCAGGATGATATAGAAGAAAGCCCAAGATACATTGCAGAAAAACTGACAGACGATTTAAATTATGCTGTTGAATTTCAGGAATATGAAATCAACTTTTTTATAAATGATATTTACATCGGCAATTTAGGCGGACATTTTGAAGCCTGGTTTTTTACATTAGATGAATTATTAGCCTTTGAAAATTATCCTTCATTACTTTTGCTTTTTCTTCCTATGACAGGAATACAAGAAAATCAGAAACCTATTTTGAAACCCATAGTCACAAAACATTTGAGAGAAATTCCAAAATTTGAAACACATTCGGATTATATTGCAGATTGTATTTTAAATGGTTTAATTATGGAATCTCCATTTCAACAAACAGAAGGAATTGGGTTAACCAATAATCAAAATCATAGCGTGAGAAACATAACTGCATATCCGCGTTATAAAGAAAATGTAATAGAGTTGAATAAAAAATTGGTTTCTTTTAAAAGATAA
- a CDS encoding DKNYY domain-containing protein gives MIKDLGHGYKIIDNKFILCYESEVFKKFYKTIDFETFKITVTNAEYDNDGFASTIYFTDKNHVYIQSAFTAFAILEDAKSNDFKVIDIKKGYTFSNGNYFRHDDKMPFDLSKAKHLNNYHIQVGDKLYFGDVKLIENVDLESFTIPHPDLIGNLALDKNHVFFKGNIVPEANPNTFKVLEGCLDGTYYLECDNVFYAKDDKYAYYIRTINDEVKVIKTKSLTDFHFKVMDERGYAFDKEYSYYMGKRTKI, from the coding sequence ATGATTAAAGATCTAGGACATGGTTATAAAATTATAGACAACAAATTTATTCTTTGTTATGAAAGCGAAGTGTTTAAAAAGTTTTACAAAACGATTGATTTTGAAACTTTTAAAATAACAGTCACAAACGCAGAATATGACAATGATGGTTTTGCATCAACGATTTATTTTACAGATAAAAACCATGTTTATATTCAAAGCGCTTTTACCGCTTTTGCGATTCTTGAAGATGCAAAATCTAATGATTTTAAAGTAATAGATATTAAAAAAGGATATACATTTTCAAATGGAAATTATTTTCGGCATGATGATAAGATGCCTTTCGATCTGAGTAAAGCCAAACACCTCAATAATTATCACATTCAGGTTGGCGATAAATTATATTTTGGAGACGTAAAACTGATTGAAAATGTCGATTTAGAGTCATTTACAATTCCGCATCCGGATTTAATTGGAAATCTGGCTTTAGATAAAAACCATGTTTTCTTTAAAGGAAATATAGTTCCAGAAGCCAATCCAAATACATTTAAAGTTCTGGAAGGTTGTTTAGACGGAACTTATTATTTAGAATGCGATAATGTTTTTTATGCTAAAGATGATAAATATGCTTATTACATCAGAACAATCAATGATGAAGTAAAAGTGATAAAAACCAAAAGCCTGACCGATTTTCATTTTAAAGTTATGGATGAAAGAGGATATGCTTTTGATAAGGAATACAGTTATTATATGGGAAAAAGAACTAAAATCTAA
- a CDS encoding DUF1963 domain-containing protein, whose product MKKETFDIIELRPATKHYYGDSLKMPEILLEDGLLVKASTLDIPLGHSRYGGPIADLPKDFEYPDELRFAGQLDLKQIAPHDTSGLLPKTGHLFFFADIMEDKGLAVYADVDNSELVRVVKDHEDNFFEGVLIKEVFANTENLSNRYREPEYEDEEEYTNEDGLLWDYFEGSETSKIFGIFTHCQYQEKQILEIVNSDKIVLLQIGENGFNDEGVFSVLIDKNDLKALKFDNCEFHWGQS is encoded by the coding sequence ATGAAAAAAGAAACATTTGATATAATAGAATTACGTCCGGCTACCAAACATTATTATGGAGACAGTTTAAAAATGCCTGAAATCCTGTTAGAAGATGGATTGCTGGTAAAAGCAAGCACGTTAGATATTCCGCTTGGGCATTCCCGCTATGGCGGTCCAATTGCCGATCTTCCAAAAGATTTCGAATACCCAGATGAGCTGCGCTTTGCCGGTCAGTTAGATTTAAAACAAATTGCACCGCACGATACATCAGGACTTTTGCCTAAAACCGGACATTTATTCTTTTTTGCTGATATCATGGAAGATAAAGGTTTGGCAGTATATGCAGATGTTGACAACAGTGAATTGGTTAGAGTGGTTAAAGATCATGAAGACAACTTTTTTGAAGGCGTATTGATAAAAGAGGTTTTTGCCAATACTGAAAATCTTTCAAATCGTTACCGTGAACCAGAATACGAAGATGAAGAAGAATATACAAACGAAGATGGTTTGTTATGGGATTATTTTGAAGGAAGTGAAACCTCTAAAATCTTCGGAATTTTTACACACTGCCAGTATCAGGAAAAGCAGATATTAGAAATAGTAAATTCAGATAAAATAGTGCTTTTGCAGATTGGGGAAAACGGATTTAATGACGAAGGTGTTTTTAGTGTTTTAATTGATAAAAATGATCTTAAAGCCCTTAAATTTGATAACTGTGAATTCCACTGGGGACAATCATGA
- a CDS encoding DUF6985 domain-containing protein, whose product MSNAESIINVIDTFLDKFSLKTNKLTKQDLISFIEEKWAEADDEKYNIYQAYIITGRMTNEYIWAKDFPNMKRWLDMNDRHSASGRNEPYIRNYYKGQCCLECGNEEKALEYFNLCYNENPDYIFTRAPFCYEFFNKHLENPRELPKQEEGQDDYFEWVELEEWQSFFNEEESEIQCEILFDDDEEEEFREEHENGIEYLENNQTEILESILTELLKVYPDWQKDYGYSEEDKPDFMPDVTTIKDFANLISPTSIYVTSVFKDDLPYIGFLFSCSWDSEHGLGVMTHKNRIVEIGGADTAFLTWIAEKDNNKSK is encoded by the coding sequence ATGTCAAACGCAGAAAGCATTATAAACGTAATAGACACGTTTTTAGATAAATTTTCATTAAAAACAAACAAACTGACCAAACAAGATTTGATTAGTTTTATTGAAGAAAAATGGGCAGAAGCCGATGATGAAAAATACAATATTTATCAGGCCTATATCATTACCGGCAGAATGACCAATGAATATATCTGGGCAAAAGATTTCCCGAATATGAAACGCTGGCTTGATATGAATGACCGTCATTCAGCTTCGGGCAGAAACGAACCTTACATTCGAAATTATTACAAAGGACAATGCTGTTTAGAATGTGGTAACGAAGAAAAAGCGTTAGAATATTTCAATTTGTGTTATAACGAAAATCCCGATTATATATTTACAAGAGCACCTTTTTGTTATGAATTTTTCAATAAACATTTAGAAAATCCACGTGAACTTCCAAAACAGGAAGAAGGTCAGGATGATTATTTCGAATGGGTTGAATTAGAAGAATGGCAGTCATTTTTTAATGAAGAAGAATCGGAAATACAATGTGAAATATTATTTGATGATGACGAGGAAGAAGAATTCAGGGAAGAACACGAAAATGGAATCGAATATCTTGAAAACAATCAAACTGAAATACTGGAAAGTATTCTAACAGAATTACTAAAAGTATATCCCGACTGGCAGAAAGACTATGGTTACAGTGAAGAAGACAAACCCGATTTTATGCCGGATGTAACAACCATAAAAGATTTTGCAAATTTGATATCGCCAACATCGATTTATGTCACATCTGTTTTTAAAGACGATCTGCCGTACATTGGTTTTCTTTTCTCCTGTTCATGGGACAGCGAACACGGCTTGGGCGTGATGACACATAAAAACAGAATTGTTGAAATAGGAGGTGCCGATACCGCATTTTTAACTTGGATTGCCGAAAAGGATAATAATAAAAGCAAATAA
- the tnpA gene encoding IS200/IS605 family transposase: MANTYTQLHVQFVFAVKYRKALITKDWKERLHQYITGIIQSNQHKMLCINSMPDHIHIFIGMRPTQSISSLIQNIKTETSKWIKEQKLASYFAWQEGYGAFSYSRSHVPSVIRYIQNQEEHHKKETFLEEYQKFLKVFEVEYDEQYIFKEPID; encoded by the coding sequence ATGGCAAATACATATACACAGCTGCATGTTCAATTTGTTTTTGCAGTGAAATATAGAAAAGCATTAATCACAAAAGATTGGAAGGAAAGATTACATCAATATATAACTGGAATAATTCAGAGCAATCAACACAAAATGTTGTGTATAAACAGTATGCCCGATCATATCCATATATTTATAGGCATGAGGCCCACACAATCTATTTCGTCTCTTATTCAGAATATCAAAACAGAAACAAGCAAATGGATTAAAGAGCAAAAATTAGCATCATATTTTGCGTGGCAGGAAGGTTATGGTGCTTTTTCTTATTCCAGAAGTCATGTTCCCAGTGTGATTCGATACATACAAAATCAAGAAGAACACCATAAAAAAGAAACGTTTTTAGAAGAATATCAAAAGTTTTTAAAGGTATTTGAAGTAGAATATGATGAGCAGTATATTTTTAAAGAACCTATAGATTAG
- a CDS encoding DUF6138 family protein: MRELNYLVKIEGNESLLERFIEAIENGTVKVDKAYPNPYLLDTGEKFLLGKIIEYFFTTRAFSKDQYIAFFEKLRKLNGFDSYYYSLGKQTEELVFNTFERVKKGKYKIFIPKTEENHSQPDLSEDQKELLSFLCYLAVSHIKYGPSYASVTANEYFDIVTELGSDEVEKLKKFGTGKLPKELTNYKDSDFTAKANDVFATINIKLNDETEESYGKALNFVNALLESDFPKSYEIAFSSKNKELLPVKGLPKCGQNYLFAGAVKYPNLHKSILEYINLSKKEYEWYNNLEDENCAMPSTFAVFALGLQDEKYFETLIDYYKTVDEEHQSIQAKFTSVFLEKFGVTKKSIRVYINALLSMQEHPHNKAFIAYFSAENSLKLLLDSKENFAAYYFTDQDIKEYSDSGNDTQEMADYCWGSIMYTTFGQSKGFTKIVKELNEEQRLIFEKLQIADK, from the coding sequence ATGAGAGAATTAAATTATTTAGTAAAAATTGAAGGAAACGAATCGCTTTTGGAGAGATTCATTGAAGCTATAGAAAACGGAACGGTTAAAGTAGATAAAGCTTATCCAAATCCCTATCTTCTGGACACGGGAGAAAAATTCCTTCTTGGTAAAATTATTGAATATTTTTTCACAACCAGAGCTTTCTCAAAAGACCAGTATATTGCTTTTTTTGAAAAATTAAGAAAGTTAAATGGATTTGATAGTTACTATTATTCGCTTGGAAAACAAACAGAAGAACTGGTTTTTAATACTTTTGAAAGAGTTAAAAAAGGCAAATACAAGATTTTTATTCCTAAAACAGAAGAAAATCATTCTCAGCCAGACTTGTCAGAAGATCAAAAAGAACTCTTAAGCTTTTTATGTTATTTAGCGGTTTCTCATATTAAATACGGACCAAGTTATGCCTCGGTTACAGCAAATGAATATTTTGATATCGTAACTGAATTAGGTTCTGATGAAGTAGAAAAACTTAAGAAATTTGGAACAGGAAAACTCCCAAAAGAACTGACAAATTATAAAGACAGTGATTTTACAGCTAAAGCTAATGATGTTTTTGCTACAATAAATATCAAACTCAATGATGAAACAGAAGAAAGTTATGGTAAAGCATTGAATTTTGTGAATGCTCTTCTAGAATCAGATTTTCCAAAAAGTTATGAAATAGCATTTTCATCAAAAAACAAAGAACTGCTTCCTGTAAAAGGACTTCCAAAATGCGGACAGAACTATCTGTTTGCCGGAGCGGTTAAATATCCAAACCTTCATAAAAGCATTTTAGAATACATTAATCTTTCGAAAAAAGAATACGAATGGTACAATAACCTCGAAGATGAAAATTGTGCCATGCCTTCGACCTTTGCCGTTTTTGCTTTAGGATTGCAAGACGAAAAATATTTTGAAACACTCATCGATTATTATAAAACTGTAGATGAAGAACACCAATCGATTCAGGCAAAATTTACTTCGGTTTTTTTAGAAAAATTCGGCGTAACCAAAAAGTCAATCCGTGTATATATTAATGCACTGTTGTCAATGCAGGAGCATCCGCATAATAAAGCCTTTATTGCGTATTTTTCTGCTGAAAACAGTTTGAAATTATTATTAGACAGCAAAGAAAATTTTGCAGCTTATTATTTTACAGATCAAGATATAAAAGAGTATTCAGACAGTGGAAACGATACGCAGGAAATGGCAGATTACTGCTGGGGAAGTATTATGTATACCACTTTTGGACAAAGTAAAGGTTTTACCAAAATTGTAAAAGAATTAAATGAAGAGCAAAGATTGATATTTGAAAAATTGCAGATTGCAGATAAATAA
- a CDS encoding SMI1/KNR4 family protein: MWFSKFSFFDKQSGLTELVSDDFFTKPFSKEEFENFPDIESLYPNGRDSKYFPIPHQLKLPKEYIELLQYSNGGGIINGEREFGFFSLEEIRQMYINYGFPIWAPAFLPIAFNGGGKFYAYDLRENNGFPIILVPAGNLGYDDDCWVFLGNTLEEVLSKTTNVEDELDILYPEKELSEKELQYKQLRIELKELEENKTKNQVDLKTYLLSKKRIEADLKKLQENE; encoded by the coding sequence ATGTGGTTCAGTAAATTTAGCTTTTTCGATAAACAGTCCGGTTTAACAGAATTGGTTTCAGACGATTTCTTTACAAAACCATTTTCAAAAGAAGAATTTGAAAACTTTCCAGATATCGAAAGTTTGTATCCAAACGGCAGAGATTCAAAATATTTTCCTATTCCGCATCAGCTTAAACTTCCCAAAGAATATATTGAGCTTTTACAATATTCAAACGGCGGAGGCATTATAAACGGCGAACGTGAATTTGGTTTTTTCTCCTTAGAAGAAATTCGGCAGATGTATATAAATTACGGATTCCCTATTTGGGCGCCGGCATTTCTGCCAATAGCATTTAACGGCGGCGGAAAGTTTTATGCTTATGATCTTAGAGAAAATAATGGTTTTCCGATAATTTTGGTTCCGGCTGGAAATCTGGGATATGATGACGACTGCTGGGTATTTTTAGGAAATACACTCGAAGAAGTTTTGAGCAAAACAACCAATGTCGAAGATGAACTCGATATACTTTATCCTGAAAAAGAGCTTTCAGAAAAAGAACTTCAATACAAACAACTGCGTATTGAATTGAAAGAACTGGAAGAAAATAAAACGAAAAATCAAGTTGATTTAAAAACGTATCTGCTTTCAAAAAAACGAATAGAAGCAGATTTAAAGAAATTACAAGAAAACGAATAA
- a CDS encoding SMI1/KNR4 family protein: MNYIQKIKRLYGLSEKENYGFSEDEILAVEKDLEITFPKKLKEYYLELGKEENLNYAHNRLMKPNGEIEFSEDDVLVIYEENQVVAMWGIKKDDLKLDNPPVYGSYDTIEQSDWEIETQTTDNFFLFMGVYNGTLGGLKYNGNYLGPVDSEIVKFVEENWKSAPEISRDNQKVYTNNFYDVISLSFDQNKNCTAAFIGTSDQNRFDEILDCIDIDWSYLSYDDDEAYDDDDEDEENE, encoded by the coding sequence ATGAACTACATACAAAAAATAAAACGCCTTTACGGACTTTCTGAAAAGGAAAACTACGGATTTTCTGAAGATGAAATCCTCGCAGTCGAAAAAGATTTAGAAATTACATTTCCGAAAAAACTCAAAGAATATTATCTGGAATTAGGAAAAGAAGAAAACCTTAATTACGCACATAACCGACTAATGAAACCCAATGGAGAAATTGAATTCTCTGAAGATGATGTTCTGGTTATTTATGAAGAAAATCAGGTTGTGGCGATGTGGGGAATTAAAAAAGACGATTTAAAACTGGATAATCCCCCGGTTTACGGAAGTTACGATACCATCGAACAATCAGATTGGGAAATTGAAACCCAGACTACAGATAATTTCTTTCTGTTTATGGGCGTATATAACGGAACATTAGGAGGGTTGAAATACAATGGAAATTATTTAGGTCCAGTAGATTCAGAAATTGTAAAATTTGTGGAAGAAAACTGGAAATCTGCACCCGAAATAAGCAGAGACAATCAAAAAGTATATACAAACAATTTTTATGATGTAATTAGTTTGTCATTCGATCAAAATAAAAATTGTACTGCTGCTTTTATCGGAACCAGCGATCAAAATCGTTTTGACGAAATTCTGGATTGTATAGACATCGATTGGTCTTACCTTTCGTATGATGACGACGAAGCTTATGACGACGATGATGAAGATGAAGAAAATGAATAG
- a CDS encoding SMI1/KNR4 family protein encodes MIEIHKKDDILIPFNKIGDPDWKINTKKIIEAIADNFGDDLKKPVSKEEILALETKLGTALPENLKLFYETFGIADIGEQLQDFEEVDWIKDIWSDAPQYGPDFTEEDKLLLPYLISFSDYLGNGNMFCFHSETKEIYYYDHDDKPYLTKFFDTVDDYLKGCLIFAQNDFSDDKEIDNWTEEIVIDLLDEKTVKKWRY; translated from the coding sequence ATGATTGAGATACATAAAAAAGACGATATTCTGATTCCGTTTAACAAAATTGGAGATCCGGACTGGAAAATAAATACAAAAAAAATTATCGAAGCCATTGCTGATAATTTTGGAGATGATTTAAAGAAACCTGTTTCAAAAGAAGAAATTCTGGCACTCGAAACAAAATTAGGAACTGCATTACCAGAAAATTTAAAATTATTTTACGAAACATTCGGAATCGCTGATATTGGCGAACAGCTTCAGGACTTTGAAGAAGTAGACTGGATAAAAGATATTTGGTCAGATGCACCGCAATATGGTCCTGATTTTACAGAAGAAGATAAATTACTTTTACCATATTTAATTTCTTTCAGCGATTATTTAGGCAACGGAAATATGTTTTGCTTTCACAGCGAAACAAAAGAAATCTATTACTACGACCACGACGACAAACCTTACCTGACTAAATTTTTTGATACCGTTGATGACTATTTAAAAGGTTGTTTAATTTTTGCCCAAAATGATTTTTCTGATGATAAAGAAATTGATAATTGGACAGAAGAAATTGTTATAGACCTGCTGGACGAAAAAACGGTTAAAAAATGGAGATATTAA
- a CDS encoding winged helix-turn-helix transcriptional regulator gives MTTENSSPKKNECPAQGLLKLLSGKWKPQIFLLAEAGPLRFNGLLRDIKGANKQSISTALRELEEFGLLDKNIIKLKPLHIEYTLSEKGKSLIPVFKQLEFFSENN, from the coding sequence ATGACTACAGAAAACAGCTCCCCAAAAAAGAACGAATGTCCGGCTCAGGGACTTCTAAAATTATTATCAGGTAAATGGAAACCACAGATTTTTCTTTTGGCTGAAGCCGGCCCATTACGTTTTAACGGACTTTTGAGAGACATTAAAGGCGCAAACAAACAATCTATTTCTACCGCACTGCGCGAGCTGGAAGAATTTGGACTTTTAGATAAAAACATTATCAAATTAAAACCGCTCCACATCGAATATACATTATCTGAAAAAGGAAAATCGCTTATTCCGGTATTTAAACAGCTTGAATTTTTTTCTGAGAATAATTAA
- a CDS encoding DsbA family protein — protein sequence MNENKTNPLLCDPVNGMCEMPAGEISNEKTVIKTENKPVKIIYYTDPICSSCWGIEPQLRKLKLEYGDYFEIDYRMGGLLPDWSYNSGGISKPSDVAHHWDEASLHYEMPIDGDVWLEDPLDSSYPSCIAMKAAQMQDKQKAIHFMRILREKLYLEKKNIAKWENIAEAAKLADLDTEKLKKDFEIDAVKLFRNDLNMAKNLNVRGFPTFYFSDGNNNQLTVYGSKPYASYENALLVLVPDAKKKKFENKNTLSLFEVYPTLAPKEYAVIQDISLKDAEIILEELLRKGKLDKKTIKNGSLYSIK from the coding sequence ATGAACGAAAACAAAACAAATCCGTTATTGTGTGATCCTGTAAATGGTATGTGCGAAATGCCGGCGGGTGAAATATCAAATGAAAAAACGGTTATTAAAACAGAAAATAAACCTGTAAAAATAATTTATTATACAGATCCTATTTGTTCTTCATGCTGGGGAATTGAGCCTCAGCTTCGAAAATTAAAACTGGAATATGGTGATTATTTTGAAATTGATTACAGAATGGGCGGTTTACTGCCGGATTGGAGTTACAATAGTGGCGGAATCAGTAAACCATCTGACGTAGCACATCATTGGGACGAAGCCAGTTTGCATTATGAAATGCCTATTGATGGCGATGTCTGGCTTGAAGATCCGCTGGATTCTTCTTATCCGTCTTGTATTGCCATGAAAGCGGCGCAGATGCAGGATAAACAAAAGGCTATACATTTTATGCGGATTCTGCGTGAGAAATTGTATCTCGAAAAGAAAAATATTGCGAAATGGGAAAATATTGCCGAAGCTGCTAAACTGGCAGATCTGGATACCGAAAAGCTGAAAAAGGATTTTGAAATTGATGCTGTAAAGCTTTTTAGAAATGATCTAAACATGGCAAAAAATCTGAATGTAAGAGGTTTTCCGACTTTTTATTTTTCTGACGGAAATAACAATCAATTAACAGTTTATGGCTCTAAACCTTATGCTTCTTACGAAAATGCCCTGCTTGTCCTGGTTCCTGATGCCAAAAAGAAAAAGTTTGAAAATAAAAATACTTTGTCTCTTTTTGAAGTTTACCCAACACTGGCTCCAAAAGAATATGCAGTTATTCAAGATATATCTCTTAAAGATGCCGAAATCATTCTCGAAGAATTGTTACGAAAAGGAAAACTGGATAAAAAAACCATTAAAAATGGTTCGCTGTACAGTATAAAATAG
- a CDS encoding SMI1/KNR4 family protein, whose translation MTNLYIIGEPKPLSKPEIEEIDNQISFSLPPDYKAFLILYGLGSINELVMMQQPDKDFIKSNFSDYMDFWTLTEKEEQLILNSLTIAATIDGDIITVINNNENPIVLLPRHSDEVIYFENLENVINYYAEKYKLGNDLYFDPSYNFAQEYISFIKNGSLNKTLFDTVHQIFLDQIPVDKSYNLQTQPKYIIQKIGGWVYFDNIGKSAVRVKYQKQFKTETDKIVKLINDQIK comes from the coding sequence ATGACCAACCTTTACATTATTGGTGAACCAAAACCATTATCGAAACCAGAAATTGAAGAAATTGATAATCAAATATCTTTTTCTCTACCTCCAGATTATAAAGCGTTTTTGATACTTTACGGTTTAGGTTCTATAAATGAATTAGTAATGATGCAGCAGCCAGACAAAGATTTCATTAAATCGAATTTTAGCGATTATATGGATTTTTGGACTTTAACCGAAAAAGAAGAACAGCTTATACTCAATTCACTTACCATTGCAGCAACTATAGACGGAGATATAATTACAGTAATTAACAATAATGAAAATCCTATTGTTTTGCTTCCCCGGCATTCTGACGAAGTAATTTATTTTGAAAACTTAGAAAATGTAATAAACTATTATGCCGAAAAGTATAAGCTGGGAAATGATTTGTATTTTGACCCATCTTATAATTTTGCACAGGAATATATTAGTTTTATAAAAAACGGTTCCTTAAATAAAACACTATTCGATACTGTTCATCAAATCTTTCTGGATCAAATCCCAGTTGATAAATCATATAATTTACAAACACAACCCAAATATATCATCCAGAAAATTGGTGGCTGGGTCTATTTTGACAACATTGGTAAAAGCGCTGTAAGAGTAAAATATCAAAAACAATTTAAAACAGAAACAGATAAAATTGTCAAATTGATTAATGATCAAATCAAATAA
- a CDS encoding YfbM family protein, producing MGMIAEYLMVDEETLDYLIDLDDEDLTDRIFEIEESKKFLSIDIDKIWDALHCFLTNVSATEPIEDNKLSEAIVGINTFSEDEDADFISFTENDEIKGIIDEMEKIDFDILVANFDPLILKKNKVYPKGIWDENKEQLIKEFKAAFDELLKFYKKALETQHHVIVSIL from the coding sequence ATGGGAATGATAGCTGAATATTTGATGGTTGATGAAGAAACATTAGATTATTTAATAGATTTAGATGATGAAGATTTGACAGATAGAATATTTGAAATTGAAGAAAGTAAAAAGTTTCTTTCTATAGATATAGATAAAATTTGGGATGCCTTACATTGCTTTTTAACTAATGTTTCGGCAACAGAACCTATTGAAGACAATAAACTTAGTGAAGCTATTGTAGGGATTAATACTTTTAGTGAAGATGAAGATGCTGATTTTATTAGTTTTACAGAGAATGATGAAATAAAAGGAATAATAGACGAAATGGAAAAAATTGATTTTGATATTTTAGTAGCCAATTTTGATCCGTTAATATTAAAAAAAAATAAAGTTTATCCAAAAGGAATTTGGGATGAAAATAAAGAACAATTAATTAAAGAGTTTAAAGCTGCTTTTGATGAGCTTCTTAAATTTTACAAGAAAGCCTTAGAAACACAGCATCATGTTATTGTGAGTATACTTTAA
- a CDS encoding CinA family protein, translating to MASDKVTACCQALIKKNLTITFVESASAGKMSYEFSTVFNSGRILIGGMVCYHSSMKEDLLHIPWGTIEKYSAESEEVTKLMAQNFYRYMNSDICVALTGLTTPGGSENEEKPVGTIFVHIIFSDKETARRFEFTGNPESIINQAIDAAAELILEGI from the coding sequence ATGGCTTCTGATAAAGTAACCGCCTGCTGCCAAGCTCTGATTAAAAAAAATCTTACCATAACATTTGTAGAAAGCGCATCGGCAGGAAAAATGAGTTATGAATTCTCGACAGTTTTTAATTCCGGACGAATATTAATAGGAGGAATGGTGTGTTATCATTCTTCAATGAAAGAAGATCTGCTTCATATTCCGTGGGGAACAATCGAAAAATACAGTGCAGAATCTGAAGAAGTGACCAAACTTATGGCACAGAATTTTTATCGTTACATGAATTCAGATATCTGCGTTGCCTTAACCGGACTTACAACTCCAGGCGGAAGTGAAAACGAAGAAAAGCCCGTTGGAACCATTTTTGTTCATATCATTTTTTCGGATAAAGAAACAGCGCGTCGTTTTGAATTTACTGGAAATCCCGAAAGTATAATTAATCAGGCAATTGATGCAGCAGCTGAATTGATTTTGGAAGGAATTTAA
- a CDS encoding metallophosphoesterase family protein produces MENLQFIDPLLHGIKPIENNTKNLSVKQLACAGIGSLLVGAALKKTGHNKAAAIVGSLALPLLSAAVYKKIANK; encoded by the coding sequence ATGGAAAATTTACAGTTTATCGACCCATTATTGCACGGAATCAAACCTATTGAAAACAATACAAAAAACCTTTCTGTTAAACAGCTTGCCTGCGCGGGTATTGGTTCTCTTTTAGTAGGAGCCGCTTTAAAGAAGACAGGACATAATAAAGCTGCTGCCATTGTTGGAAGTCTTGCTCTGCCATTATTGTCTGCAGCAGTTTATAAAAAAATAGCAAATAAATAA
- a CDS encoding SpoIIAA family protein has translation MIHQIDTTDNIVAFRALAEVTKDDFLTAVVPAVEHLVKQTNEINFLLVLDTDIKNFTAGAWLQDALLGLKHLGKWNRAAIVTDSEDIISFTNGFSYVVPGEFHGFKKEAFNKALNWVEGNINLPAN, from the coding sequence ATGATACATCAAATTGACACTACCGATAATATTGTTGCTTTTAGAGCATTGGCAGAAGTAACAAAAGACGATTTTTTAACAGCAGTTGTACCAGCAGTAGAACATTTGGTAAAACAAACCAATGAAATTAACTTTTTATTAGTTTTAGATACCGATATTAAAAATTTTACAGCAGGAGCATGGCTACAGGACGCTCTTTTAGGATTAAAACATTTAGGAAAATGGAACAGAGCTGCAATTGTAACAGATTCTGAAGATATTATCTCTTTTACTAACGGATTTAGTTATGTAGTTCCAGGAGAGTTTCACGGCTTTAAAAAAGAAGCATTTAACAAAGCTTTAAACTGGGTAGAAGGAAATATTAATCTTCCTGCAAATTAA